TGCTTTTCAATCTTTACATAATGCGTCACGGCGTTTTGCTGGTAGGTGCAGGCGAAGAGACCAAGACATTCGGACAGGACCTGAGACGCATTCCGCGGCTTGTCGGAGAGTTTGTCGCTTTCCTGCCCGTCCAAATATCGCGTTTCCTTGAAACAGGAAAGATACTGAACGCATTGACTTGGTTCGCCGCTTTCGGCCTGTCTGTCGGTGCGATCCTGGGAACGTTCCGCGGCAGGTGGCAGTGGGCGTGGACAACGGCCCTCGGTGCGTGGGGAATATTGCTCTTCGCGGTCGTTCTCGCCTTCACGATACGTTTCTTTATGCGCCGCAGCGGCAAGCTAGCCGATTAAACTCGCCACAGATGCTCGAACTCGTCCTCGCAAATCTCCGCGTCCGTCCGCTACGTACTTTCATCAGCATTATCGGTGTGGCGATCGGCGTCGTTCTCGTCGTGCTCTTTACAGGGCTGGCGCAAGGAATGACCAATGAGATGTCAAAACGCGCCGCTAACTGGAAAGCAGAGATCATCTTCACACGCCCGGGCGGCATGGACGCGACCAGTTCGAACGCCGCCGTTGACGTTCGGTACGCCGAACGCCTGCTCGAGATACCGGGCGTACAAACGACCACGCCTGTGCTGCGCTACGTTTCATCTGATTCCCGCGGAAGCTGGGGCATTCGCCAGCTCGACGGCGTTGACTGGCCGGCATTCTCAGCGATGAACGAGATCAGCATCGTCGATGGCCGCCCGCCCGTTGCGTTTGACGAGATCATCATCGATCAGCGTCAGCTCGAAAGCGAGAACCTTTCGATCGGCGGAACATACGAGCTTTTCGGCGGTAAGCAGTACAAGATAACAGGCGTTTTCGCACCGCCGTCAGGCTCTCGCATCAAGTTATCGCTCGCCGGCCTGCAGGATGCTCTGCAGACAGACAAATGCACTTATATCCTCGTTAAGGTCAAAAGCGGCTACGACCCCGAAAAGGTCGCGGCCGAGATCAACGCCGCGTTGCCCGGCAACCGCATCAATCTGACCAGCGAATTCATTACGGACGCACAGGAACGCCTGCCCGGGCTGAACACATTCCTCCGCGTGCTCGTTCTGCTCGGGGCATTGGTCAGCACCGTATTCGTGCTGCTGTCGATGTACACGACCATCACCGAACGCCGCAAAGAGATCGGCATCTTAAAGTCGCTCGGAGCGTCGCACCGCTTCATCATCGGCACGATCGAGGGCGAGGCTCTTCTGATCGGCGTGTTGGGAATAATCTTTGGGCTGGCGACGGCGTTCGCCGCTTCGCAGGTTATCTCGCGGCAGTTCGAGCTTGCCTTTGAATTCAGCCTCGGCTGGATACTTACTGCTGTTGCCATCGCCATCGGCGGCAGCCTGGTCGGAGCTCTCTACCCCGCATGGCGGGCCGCAGGCATCGACCCCGTCGAAGTGATGCTGAACGAATAGCCCTCAACTCTTCCCTCTTCCCTTTTTTCTTGCCTTTTCCCTCTCGCTTGATTACACTCGTATTATTGTTTCATTGATGCAACAGCGTTCTGCATACAGAATGTGAGCACAAGCGTCGCCGATGGCACATTTGAGCCTTGTAAAAAGCCTTTCTGACCTCAGGGAACAGCACCGCTCGCAGGACGAACTGCTGCTGGAGCCGCTCGGCCTCGCTCTCACACGCGGGACGCTCGTCGAATTTTCGGGCCCGTCCGGCTGTGGCAAAACGAGCCTCGCCGTAATGCTGCTCGCACGGCTGACAGCGGCGGGCGAGGCGTGTGCGGCTGTTGACGCAAGCGGCGGTTTCGACGCGGCCTCAGCCGCTGCTGCGGGCGTTGATATGCGAAATCTGCTGTGGATACGCTGCGGCGGCGACATCGAAAAGGCGTTCATGGCTGCCGATCTGCTCGTACAGGCAAAAGGCTTCGGAGCGGTCTGGCTCAACCTCAGCGGCCTGCCCGAACGCCAACTTCGGCTCGTGCCCCGCACATATTGGTACCGCTATCGCACACGCATCCGCGAAACGCCGACCATACTCGCCGTCACGTCTGCAGAACCTGTTACGGGCTCGGCGTCGCAGCGATCGTTCAGGTTGGAACGGACGGCCGCCGTGTGGTCGGGCGGCGGGCGTTTCAAGCTGCTACGCGAACTGCGCCCCGACATCGAATCTCGAAAGGCTGCCGCGGCGGAGCGTTTTCAGGGGCTTTTTGAAATGGATTACAGCGGAGCGTGAGACCGAGATGCCGAAACTCTACGCCTGCATTTCGTCGCCGAGTGCGTCCGCCGATATGCCTCTGCTGCTGGCCGCCGCACGCGAATTCGCATACGCCATCGAAACGGCGGACGACGGCGTGCTGTTTGATGTGAGCGGGCTCGACCGGCTGATCGGCGGACCGGAAAAGATACGGGAAAAGATCGTGGAATTCATGTGTGCGAACAAAATTTCAGGCGGCGTCGGCGTGGCGGAAACGCCCGATGCCGCACGTATGCTCGCACGTGCAGTCGATGCAGTTGAAGAACCGGCTGACGACGTTTTCCGCAAGCTGCCGCTGACCGCACTCGACATCGAATGCGACACTCTGCGTGTTTTTCACGACCTTGGATTGCGTCGCATCGAGGATCTGCTCGCGATACCGCGTGCCGAGCTTGTCGGTCGCTACGGCATCGAATTCGAACGCGTCATACGCTCCGCCGAACGCCGCGATTCCCGCCCGATCACGCCGAACGTCCGCGAAACGTCCGCCGTCTGGATCTACGAGCTCGACATGCCGGTCGAGGATTTCGAACAGCTCGTTTTCCTGCTCAATCACGGCCTGGAAAAGATATTCGCACGCGCGACACGGATCGGCATGAGCACGGACCGCGTCGAACTCGCGTTCGATCTGGACAAAAAGCCGACGCGTGAATATGACATCCACGCGGCTTTCCCGACGCTCGAGCGGCCATTTTGGCTAAAGCTCATCACGCTACGCATCTCCGCCGATCCGCCCGAAGCCGCTATCAGGTCGCTGCGTGCCGAGGCACATTTCACGCCGCCGCGGCCCGACCAAAAAGGGCTTTACGCCGTTTCGCGGCCGACGCCGGAAAGCCTGCAGTTGACGC
This sequence is a window from Acidobacteriota bacterium. Protein-coding genes within it:
- a CDS encoding ABC transporter permease, which gives rise to MLELVLANLRVRPLRTFISIIGVAIGVVLVVLFTGLAQGMTNEMSKRAANWKAEIIFTRPGGMDATSSNAAVDVRYAERLLEIPGVQTTTPVLRYVSSDSRGSWGIRQLDGVDWPAFSAMNEISIVDGRPPVAFDEIIIDQRQLESENLSIGGTYELFGGKQYKITGVFAPPSGSRIKLSLAGLQDALQTDKCTYILVKVKSGYDPEKVAAEINAALPGNRINLTSEFITDAQERLPGLNTFLRVLVLLGALVSTVFVLLSMYTTITERRKEIGILKSLGASHRFIIGTIEGEALLIGVLGIIFGLATAFAASQVISRQFELAFEFSLGWILTAVAIAIGGSLVGALYPAWRAAGIDPVEVMLNE